The nucleotide sequence CGCGCTATCAGTCGCCCAACGGGCTCTTCGCAGAGGCGGGCGGCGCAGCGTTGGCTACCAAGATTAGATGAGAAAGGTCAGGGGTCAGTAGGGATCAGAGACGAAGTTAGGGGTGTAAGGGCTGCTTGCGTGTGCTCGCTTTGCCGAGTCCGCCGAGCAGCCCCCCTCTTTCTCCTAGTAGCGATTCCTGCCAGTCGGGTGATTCCCACCCACTCCGCATTCCCACCGATTACGAATATCCGCAAACTCCTGATCCCTACTGACCCCTGACCCCATTCGACTTGCCTGACGGCCCGCCTTCGGCGGGCCGTCAGGCTCGCTCACCCCTCGACTTCACTCGGGGTGACCCTGAGCTTGTCGAAGGGTCATGGCAAGCCGACAGGCGAGTCGGATGCCCTGAGCCCGCTTTTCGTCTACAGTACGCTGTAGATGTTTCGGTACTTCGAAGCCTCCTCGGCTGCAGATCGTCTGGACGCGGCCCGTGGGTTCCTCACCACTTTGGCCCCTGCGAGTGAAGTTCTCCTTCTTGGTGCGCAGCGCGACGCCCTCGACGACCTCTGTCGCACTCTGACCCGCGACGCGGGCGCGACGTTTGGCCTGCACCGCTTCACTCTTCTGCAATACGCGTCCCGGGCCGCCTCATCTCGACTCGCGTCGCGTGGCTTGGCGCCAGGAACCCCACTAGGTACCGAGGCGATTGCAGCGCGAGCCATCTTCGAAGCGGCGCGCGCGGGTAGGTTGCGCTACTTCACGCCGATGGTTGGTTGCCCCGGCTTTCCGCGCGCCCTCGCCGCGACACTCGCGGAGTTGCGGCAAGCGCACGCGCGGGCGGAGTCACTTGAACATCTCGGAGCCGCTGGCCGCGACCTCGCGGTCCTGCTCCGTGAGCACCTGCGCCTGCTCGACGATGTACGTGTGGCGGATCGCGCCATGTTGCTCGCCGAAGCGGAACAGGCGGTGCGCGCCCTCGCGCCGGAGAGTCTCGCGGGGCTGCCCGTGCTGCTCGTCGACGTGCTGCTCGGCACGCGCGCGGAGCAAGACGTCGTACGCGCCCTCGTCGAGGCGGCGCCATCGGCGCTTGCGACGATACCAGCGGGTGACCGAGCAGCCCGGTCGTTCGTGAGCGGCCTGGGTACCGCGCTCGAGGGCCACACCACTAGCGCCGTAGCGCAGGCCTTCAGGCCTGCCAACACATCGCCGGCACCGTTGGGTCTGTCACGCGTGCGCGATCGGCTCTTCTCAGAGGAGCCATCATCTGCGCCCGCCGAGGTGGGAGACGATGTGCAGTTCTTCTCGGCCCCTGGTGAGGGACGCGAGGCGATCGAAGTGGCGCGGCGCATTGTGGCGGAGGCGAAACGCGGTGTCCCGCTCGACGAGATTGCCGTCGTGGTGCGGCTGCCTGGGACCTACTGGGGCTTGCTGGAGCACGCATTCCATCGGGCGGGAATCCGCGCGTGGTTCGCGCGAGGCACGCGCCGGCCGGACCCAACCGGACGAGCGTTTCTCGCGCTGCTCGCTTGCGCCGCGGAGGGCCTCTCAGCGCGGCGCTTTGCAGAGTACCTGTCGCTAGGACAAGTGCCGGTGCTCGATCCGGAAGGCACGCCGCCCGAGCTGCCTGCACCTTGGGTACCGCCGGTTGAAGAGACACTCACCGTTGGCCAGCTCTCGCTGTTCGATTTGATCGACGCGGGGCCAAAAGGCCCCGCGTCGGACGCCGCTTCCGAAGGCGCGGATCACGAACCCACCGAATGGGCTGGCACCCTGCGAGCGCCACGGCATTGGGAGGCGCTCATCGTCGAATCGTCTGTGATCGGTGGCGCCGATCGTTGGGAGCGTCGTCTCGCGGGCCTCGCCGCAGAGCTCGACATCCGTTTGACCGAGGAGATGGCAAACGAGGGTGATTCGGCACGGGCAGCGGCTCTTCGTCGAGACCGGGAGCAGCTGGATGCCCTGCAGCGATTCGCTCTGCCCATCGTCCGTGCGCTCGCGCGGTTGCCACCGGAGGCGCGCTGGGGTGACTGGCTCGAGCGCCTTGTCGCGCTCGCGCCCCGCGTCCTGCGGCATCCCCTGCGAGTGCTCGAGGTGTTAGCAGAGCTGAGACCGATGGCGGCGGTTGGACCGGTCTCCCTCGATGAGGTCCGTGGCGTGCTCTTGCCACATCTGACCGCCATCGACCGGGAGCCTCCCAAGCACCGCTATGGCCGCGTGTTCGTCTGCACGCCAGGACAGCTGCGCGGCCGATGCTTCCGCGTTGTGTTCGTGATGGGCCTCGCCGAG is from Luteitalea sp. and encodes:
- a CDS encoding PD-(D/E)XK nuclease family protein, with the translated sequence MFRYFEASSAADRLDAARGFLTTLAPASEVLLLGAQRDALDDLCRTLTRDAGATFGLHRFTLLQYASRAASSRLASRGLAPGTPLGTEAIAARAIFEAARAGRLRYFTPMVGCPGFPRALAATLAELRQAHARAESLEHLGAAGRDLAVLLREHLRLLDDVRVADRAMLLAEAEQAVRALAPESLAGLPVLLVDVLLGTRAEQDVVRALVEAAPSALATIPAGDRAARSFVSGLGTALEGHTTSAVAQAFRPANTSPAPLGLSRVRDRLFSEEPSSAPAEVGDDVQFFSAPGEGREAIEVARRIVAEAKRGVPLDEIAVVVRLPGTYWGLLEHAFHRAGIRAWFARGTRRPDPTGRAFLALLACAAEGLSARRFAEYLSLGQVPVLDPEGTPPELPAPWVPPVEETLTVGQLSLFDLIDAGPKGPASDAASEGADHEPTEWAGTLRAPRHWEALIVESSVIGGADRWERRLAGLAAELDIRLTEEMANEGDSARAAALRRDREQLDALQRFALPIVRALARLPPEARWGDWLERLVALAPRVLRHPLRVLEVLAELRPMAAVGPVSLDEVRGVLLPHLTAIDREPPKHRYGRVFVCTPGQLRGRCFRVVFVMGLAERIFPQKPREDPLLLDVFRRDLDQGLETQEDRIHGERLLLQLAVGAARERLYVSYPRLDLAQSRPRVPSFYALDLVRALTGQVPDYEQLERDIATTSAAWLVWPAPEDSAQAIDDAEHDLAVLRPLLKPGGAREELRGRAHYLLTLNPWLAESLRMRWARWKRGWSRYDGLVSPADVLTLLGSERLGARPYSVSALQRYSACPYQFLLGAIHRFEPFAVPQPLERLDPLTRGALFHEVQRDVLRRLKARGLIPLAEERADAARELLDETLDEVADRYRDRLAPAIARVWQDEVEHLRLDLRTWLAMLMTSAGTWEPAYFELSFGLPLDREHDSASVREPVLVDRRFMMRGAVDLIEQRVGSPGLRVTDHKTGKSPASSWLIVGGGATLQPVVYGMVIEQVLQQRVLESRLFFATAQGGFSTHALTLTDEVRRAGVEVLEIIDRAVERGTFPAAPREKACRWCDFRPVCGPSEEQRFLRKDRSDASAVGDLLALRRMR